Below is a genomic region from Procambarus clarkii isolate CNS0578487 chromosome 27, FALCON_Pclarkii_2.0, whole genome shotgun sequence.
TGTTGGGGGCTGCTGGTCCGTTGTTGGGGGCTGCTGGTCCGTTGTTGGGGGCTGCCGGTCCGTTGTTGAGGGCTGCCGGTCCGTTGTTGGGGGCTGCCAGTGCGTTGTTGGGGGCTGCCAGTACATTGTTGGGGGCTGCCTGTTCGTTGTTGGGGGCTGCCTGTTCGTTGTTGGGGGCTGCCGGTGCGTTGGTGGAAGCTGCTGGTGCGCTGGAATGGACTACTTGATTGGGTCCTGACGCAATGGCCAGGTTCTCCAGAGGCCATAGTGTGGCCATCAATAACACGCGGGGTGCGATGGTCGCCGGCGCCAGGATAGAGGATGCCTGGACCgtgtctggggcagtgtggcTCGGCGCGCGGGGGTGGACTGCGGCTGTGTGTGGCGCCAGGAGAGTCGTCCGGGTCGTGCTGGTTTACAAACTGGATGTTATGCGACAGCCCGCCGTTATCATGCCCGTGAGGGGTATGGGTATGCGAGCGGGGACTCACGCGAGCATAAGGAACAAAGCTATGGAAGGTTCCACGATACTGTGAATTGTCGTTCAGAGTCTGGCCGACGGCAACCATGCCCAGACGGTCTCCAGGATTGCTGTCGTGTAGCGGTTTGTGATCCTCTGCTTGGTTACCGGGGGACGCTCGGTTCTGCTGCTGACTCTGGGCGTGGGCGTGTATGTGGGCGTGGGAGGTAGAGTTCCGCGGTCGCTGCAGACTCGAAAACTTCGACGGCACGGGTCTGCGCCTGCGCGGACCCAGGGTGTTGTAGCCAGCAGGAGTTCCTGAGAGGGAGAGTTTAGACCAACATTATTATTATCAGAATAGTCATAGGCCACACTTACCTTACCAACGCTGAACAACTCCTCCAGGAACCTAGATAGCGTCTTATGACCCAGCAACAGAGTACTTACGTCCTAGCCACACTGCAGACTCCTAGCCACACTGCAGTCTCCTAGCCACACTGCAGTCTCCAAGCCACACTGCAGTCTCCTAGCCACACTGCAGTCTCCTAGCCACACTGCAGTCTCCTAGCCACACTGCAGTCTCCTAGCCACACTGCAGTCTCCTAGCCACACTGCAGTCTCCTAGCTTGTCTGGAAGTCTTTTCCTGCTCAACGTGACGCTCACTCTCTCTTCTACGTCCCTCACTCCCAGGGACACCGCTTCTCTTCCTATCTAGGATTCTGTGCCGTAAACCAATCACTCACAAGTTCGCCTGGTCCATCATGGGGTCTACTCTCTCAATAAAACCTTTTCACTGGCTGCAATATCTTGCCCCCAAACTCCATACATATTCAACACCTTTCCTCGTTTTTCCTCTGGCTGTGGCCtaccttgacccccccccccttccgctcTCCCCTCCCTAACACTGCTCCACCAGCGCGTcagcatccacacacacacacgcacacacacacgcacacacacacacacacacacacacacacacacacacacacacacacacacacacacacacacacacacacacgcacatacacacacacacacactcacacacacacacactcacacacacacatatgtcagATCACTTatgtaccacttatgtaagaccaatcctggagtatgcagctccagcttggagtccatacctagttaaacacaagacaaagttagagaagattcagcggtatgccaccaggactcgtcccggaactgagaggaatgagctacgaggaaaggctaaaggagctgaacctcacatccctggaaaacataagagtaaggggagacatgataaccacctacaaaattctcaggggaattgaaaggatggacaaagacaaacgcttcaacactggtgggacataaacaaggagacacagatggaaacttagttcccagatgagccacagagacgttaaaaagagtttttcagtgtcagagtagttaataaaaggaatgtactaggaagtgatgtggtggaggctgactccatacacagtttcaaatgtatatatgatagagcccagtaggctcaggaatctgtacacctagttaactgacagtttagaggcgcgaccaaagagccagagctcaacccccgcaaagcacaattaggtgagtacacacacacacacgcaactccACCCACTTCCACACTTATTGCGCTTTTAACAATGATGTTTGTTGTTAAATATATTTGTTGTCATTTAGATTTCTTTACTAAAAAGATGCGGGTTCCAAGACGCCGCTGTGCAGCTCCCAGAGGTCATTTTTTGTATTCACTTTGATTCAAAGTAACTGGACTACACTTGCTTCCTGCTTCAGCCTCACGTCTGTCTCTTTCACCCTCTcctttaacttcctcctctatCTCCTATCCCTCTTCAACTTCCCCATTCgattatcttctctctctctctctctctctctctctctctctctctctctctctctctctctctctctctctctctctctctctctctctctctctctcctttggtTCTCCTAATTTTCTCTTCCTTCCCTAAATGCCATCTCCCATGATTTATTTCCATCTCTTTCTGCCTTCTGTTCCTACCACTCTCACTCTTCgcttcctctttcctcctttGTTTTTTTTGCCACTTCCGATTCTCATAGTCttcgttatatatttacttttaaaTTTCCCTCATAAAAAAAGCTTAACTCTACGTCGCTGTTTTATTTACATGTTTAGGAACTTTGTGCCGTTTACGTTGAtaatgtttctctctctcaccgCTACCAGGGAGAAACTCcctagaagagagaagagagaaactcCATAGGGAGAACCTAGCCGCCACTCACTCTGCTTCATACGCCACCACCAGAATTGACACTACAGACctgaaacttaaaaaaaaatctacATTTCCAACTTTCCACTTTGGACTTTCGCTCTTCACACTTCAGATTTactctctcacctccctccctccgtcgtaCTGCACTTGTAGTTGTATGAAATGAAACACGTTCATAAAATAGTCAAGTTCATCTTTCTGCTGCCTGAGACGCAATTGGTCAAGACTTTGGCACTGTCTTAACCCTTTCCTCAAGGTCCCTTCATCCCAGACACTTACTTCTGGGAATAGTATTTCATCTTAATATCTCCCTGTATGTTTTAGGTCAATCCTAATTtgcataaatgtatatatatatggacttTGGACAGGGGAAGAACGCTTTGgacgctgcactttgcagcgtccgctgcaaagtgcagcagagcgccaggcgatgtgccaacaactattggctccagctctgctcccagatacagactgcagcagatacaggcaatgtaaggggaatgtatgacggcatcaagcaggccctcggcccaatccagaggaagaccgctcctctgaaatctgccactggcgaggtgattcaggaccagacactgcagctgaagcgctgggtcgagcactactctgagctatacgccagggacaatgtggtcaccgaagatgccctgagcgccattgagtgtctgcctgtgttaatggagctcgacagtgaaccgaccctggaagaactcagcgatgccctagactcccttgcttctggtaaagctcctggcaaagatggcattcctgctgagaccttgaagtgctgcagaggtagcctgctcatggagctgcacgaaattctctgcctctgctgggaagaaggagaggtgccacaggacatgagggatgccaacatcgtcacactgtataagaataaaggtgacaggggcgactgcaacaactaccgtggaatctccctcctcagtattgtcggaaagctgtttgctcgagtcgcattgaggaggctccaagtacttgcagagagagtttatccagaatcacaatgtggattcagagctggcaggtccaccatcgacatggtcttttccctcagacaactgcaggagaaatgcagggaacagaagcagccactctttgtagccttcatagatctgacgaaggccttcgacctcgtcagcagggatggcctgttcaagatcctccccaagatcggatgcccacccaggctcctcagcatcatcagatctttccatgagaacatgaggggcaccgtggtctttgatggcctaacatcaggcgcctttgacatccgaagtggagtaaagcagggctgcgtactggctccaaccctattcgggatttctttcgcagttatgctgcggcacgccttcggatctgtcacggaaggcatttacctccggaccaggtcggatggaaagctctttaacctcgccaggctgagagccaagacaaaggttcggctgaggtgtctgcgcgacttcctctttgccgacgacgcagcagtcactgcccactcagctgaagacctccaacggctcataacccacttcagcgaggcctctcaggctttcggactcaccatcagtctgaagaaaacacaagtcatgggacaaggagtggactccccacctgacatcggcatctctgattccaaactggaagttgttcacgacttcgtgtacctgggctccacaatctctgactccctctctcttgatacggagctaaacaaacgcatcggtaaggcatctactaccatgtccaaactgacaaagagagtgtgggccaacaataggctaactgagtatactaagattcaggtttacagatcctgtgtcctgagcactctcctttatggcagtgagtcttggacactccgcgcccgtcaggaaagacggctgaatgcctaccacatgcgctgccttagacacatcttggacatcacctggcaggacaaggtgacaaacaacaacgtcttggggagagcaagaatcaccagcatgtacacaatgctgaaacagagacgaatgcgctggctcgggcacgttgtgcgaatgggcgacggcaggatccccaaggatctcctgtatggagagctgaggcagggaaagcgtccagtaggcaagccccagctacggtacaaagacgtatgcaaaagggacctgaaagccatggatgtcgatcttgctatatgggagacactggctgcagaccgttcagcctggaagcagtctgttcaacgaggtctctccaagttcgaggagtcacttgccaaggaatcggaggcaaagagacagagaaggaaagccggtaaccaggaagacagaccagaatcggacttcgtttgtgctcggtgtgggatggactgccactctcggattggcctcatcagtcacaccagacgctgcaccaggattgacaactagggcgcaactccatagtctcccgagactgaaggatgcctatttAAAAAATATGGACTTTAAAATTCCATGATCTATAACTTAGGCTTGTACCTCCAGTAACGTGCTTTCCCATCATTCTCATTTTATGCTAAATGTTTTGCTAATGTAAGCTTCACTGCTCTAATAGTAAGCCATAAGTCCTGCTCACTCCAGCCAGATCTGTAATGAATTTTATAAATCACTGACAAATAGAgcctctaaatctaaatctaaatctagagTTTTCAGTCTATAATTATAATGATTATATAATTATGCTACTTTTATGACTCTTTTTCTGTAAATGAAATAAATTTTTCAACTATTTATGAATAAAGTtcatgaatttgaatttgaagttAGATTAAAAGAGTTTAGATAAGGATAGTTGAGgtgaggtttaattaggttaataTCATTAAGGAGCAAAACTAATTTATAAGTACATAGAACTAATTTATTAGTACATAGTACTAATTTATTAGTACATAGTACTAATTTATTAGTACATAGTACTAATTTATTAGTATAAATACTCAACGTTGAATGCTCAATGTACGTGTTGTTCAGTTTAAATAACCTTACTCAATTTAGCCACTAATTTTTTACCGGCCGTATTGAAGTGATGTTATGCTGTTTTGGGCCGAATATACAGATACATTTGTACAGTTAAATGAATTACAAACAAATAGAGCAGTAGCCCATCACCCCAAGATAGTTCCCATTATGTTCATTTTCCTTTGAAACTTGAGTGTAACGCATTGTAGGGACGGATCTGTCTACAATATTTCTTCATCTGTCTGTCCTTTACAGTTCTTTATTTCAATTTATTGTCTGTCTCAATTTATTTTAATGTTCTCTTACACTCTGatgctattttcttctgcatcacttcctctctctctctctctctctccttccccttccccattTCCCATCTTTGTATGCATCTCGTCTCTGTACCACAAACTTCGCACTGCCTCTGTCACTTTCAAGATCTACGGAAAACTTACCTGAAAATGACCTCCACCCAGCTTCTTGTTGTTGATCGTGCATATCTGAACACCACACAGACACTGCTctcaacatacacacagacactgctctcaacatacacacagacactgctctcaacatacacacagacacataccACTACATGAGAGCTTTTTTGTTCTTTGAagtatatttaatgatttttatgcatactaataattaagtagttatatatataaaataagttTGAGAAAATATTAGCAAAAAAAAGAAAGATttccacacacacataaacacacatcaaTAAAGATAAATAAATGGTTGCATGCAAGAAATGAGTTCATGCATAATCAAGCAGATAAAGAAATATACTGATTTCAAACAGAAAATCAAAGAGAAAGGAATTGCCAGACAAAAGAGGGAATGAGACAGGTAAATTAAAAGTTTTACAGAATAGCACACGAAGAGATGAAAACACAATACTCCTAAACGAAACACTGTTATCATCGGTATTTCTTCGACTTCAAGATAACGTTCTCAACCTAAATTCTGAGCGACACTCAGCCAGTTTCAATCCTAACTATCCCTTCATGGTTCATACAGCCATCCACTCCCAGTCCATCCAGCCTTGGAGTGTATTCTCAAACTCTATCGCAGCCACTTTACTTGAAAAGGAAGTTTAAGTAGTTTGGAAGATGTCTCGTATTTCAAAAAAGTATATAGAGAAAACTTGTGTACCTGTTACTTTATAAGTGGTACGAAAGAATGTGTGAATTtgagtatgtatgtatatttttgtttatatgtgtatatgtgtgtgtagatatcttttttgtttatgtgtataGGTATAGATTTTTtgtatacgtatgtatgtgtACACgcactttttggttttgtttataCTAGTTTTTATGTAAAGAATGTTTTTCTCTTAAAACTTCTGTgcttctcactcacacacacacacacacacacacacacacacacacacacacacacacacacacacacacacacacacacacacacacacacacacacacacacacatatatatatatatatacacacacacacacatatatatacacacacacacacacacacacacacacacacacacacacacacacacacacacacacacacacacacacatatatatatatatacacacacacacacatatatatacacacacacacacacacacacacacacacatatacacacacaggggggggggctggctggctgagtgcacagcgctctagactcgaggACCCTAaggaccagggttcgatcccggcagccggcggaaaaacaaatgggcagttttctTCATCCTGAtgtgcctgttacctagcagtaaataggtacctgggagttagacagctgctacgggctgcttcctggggaggtgtATTTatgagaaaaacaaaacaaaaattagttagtagttagtaatggttggttggttgtacagtttagaggcgggctgaaagagccagagctcaaaccccgcaagcacaactaggtgaaacacactcacacatacaaaaAGTACGTAACACTTGATCTCTCTCACTCATTGAGAGCATGAGACTTAAGACAAGACTTAAAACTGTTCATGGGAAACCATACTGCTCACGCAGCTCCCTACCTGTCACGCAGGAGGTGGGACTCGCTCTGGCCTCTTGGTAGCCAGTACTAAGGTCGTAGAGCCCTGAAGGATTTAAGCTGCTGTAGGGCGCTGGTGGCTGGAATGTCTGCTCGCCCTGTGGTGTTTGCTGGTAGAGTTGGACGTCGTAGGGCGGTgggtggtaatgttgtggggcggcggttgtggtggtggttgtagtgggggtggtgagtggctgatggtgaaggtgttgctgttggaggtggtgatgatgCGGGCAGTTAgggtgatagagagggtgatccacGCCCTGCGAATACTCATAGCTGTGGTGAGAGGACACGGACGTCTGGTCGGCTGCTGGATTAGCGGCCGAGTTGACCTCTTTCTGCGGGAAATGTGTGTCGCGAGGCAGCGTGTCGTAGGTGCTGGAACACAGGGACGACACTTCACCTTCTCTGGACGCCTCCTGACGTGGTTCCTTCTCATCGTTACCCTGACCGTCGCTCTGCAGCAGGGGACTGGCTGTCCTCGGGGGTGTAGAGCTCACCTccacaccagcaggagcaggaacgGAGATATTCTGGCCGGGCGCAAATGTCCCAACGTTCTGAGGACTCATGGTCCTGCTACTGACGAAGAGTGTAGTCGAGTCTCTGCTCACCATTACCATGCCGTTCTGGCGAGGAGCACTGTGGGCTGGTGGGcgcgtgggggctggtgtagtggtggagtgCGGGGCGGCGTTCGAGACTACCAGGTTAGTTGGGTCGCAGTCGTCCACGTTGGTCTGATGATCCTCCTTTAGCGGGTAGACAAAGAGACAAATATAGCCATATTCCTAACTAAAATGATAACCTAGAAATCCTCACTCCTGTCATTCCCATAAAAATCCTACACGAAAACATAAACTAACATTAAAATAGCAACGATATTTTGATCATCATTTCCTCAGTCTCCCACTTTCATGGTGTATAGAGGCATCAGGTAAGAGGAAATAGGCGAGCAATACCTCTGAGGGAAGACTACTGAATGTGTACAGTGACACCTAACTCTCCCCCCATAACTCTTCCTGCCATCCCAGTGCCTCACCGCCTCGCCTCAGCACCgccaaccttcacacacacacacacacacacacacacacacacacacacacacacacacacacacacacacacacacacacacacacacaccatccacgcCACCACCCATGGAGCATCCATGGAGCATCCATGGCAGCATCCCACCACGTGAGAAGGAAATTCTCACGTGGTCATGTCAGTTGTCATTTAAAAGCACCGACACCCTCCTAAGAATCTCGTTCCAACGAGTTATCGATAACCTTATCGTAATTATCGTATTGCGGTCTTGAAACATTGCAACATAAAATTCGTAAAATGACGTAATTGAGTTGTGTGCGTTTGTTGAATTACACTTTCAATCATGCCTCGCACGCTTTTGACTTCAGTGTCAGGTTATTTACTCCCCATCTTCCTGGTCACTCTCTGCTCACACCCTCATCCATACATCAATACACTTTCATCAACATTATCTTCCATTCTTTCAACATGACCAAACAATCGATCATGGGATCAACCAACTTTTGTGCTGCACATCTCTCCTTAACATTTCTTTCCTCTGGTTTGCTTTATCTTAACAGTACAAAAATgcatctgagagagagagagagagagagagagagatagagagagagagagatagagagagagagagagagagttctagGGAACTTCCCCGCATGTATTACatgcatatttttttttgttggtGACTAGGAAGAAGAAAGTCACACAGGATTCCCTGATGGTAGCAcgatccatcctcctgtttacataATGTCTTTAGACTCCATTTAACTATTCCTCCGGACCCTATAAAATGTCTAAACATTTTATAGAGtccggaaaaaataaagctaaaaaattaACTTATATATGTCTGTATTTCAGCTCATTCTCCTGTTTtaatagtaattttagtaacgGTGAGGACCATACTATATATACCGAGGTACAGTGAAATtaaaaagtagaaatctgaactattgagttggacaaaccggaaaactatttattacttgtgttgctttgacacactaaactaacctaacgtaaccgttGTAGGCTTAAacatgatatctgaggcctaatatagtatacaTATGTGCTATACTTGGACCTAGGAATATATAAGTTTATTTTTTAACTTCATTTATTtttaaagaattccttactagtcagtatactactatctaaaaactAAGTaagtacgaattcgtgactattgacgatcaTCACAATAGATACTATCTAAAGAGTATCTAGATAGTAAAGATACTATCCATATATATTAGGctcaggatggttaggttagattaggtttgtttTATTAGCAACATGAAGACAAAAccatttcctgtttgtccaaattGAATACTACCAAATTCGAGTTTCTAATTGTCCAATACGGTCAACATATGAACGATGGTGCATATCGTTACTATTAGTACTACCTAAACATGAAGATAGCCCCACGATAGCGAGAAGGGAAGCTAGAAGTTACCTGATACGGCGGAGGGGTAgtggaggggaggtgaggagggcacatggaggtgagagagaggagagtcccTCCATGCACCAAGCCCGGGGTGGAGGCTGGAGTCACTCCATACACGTCCAACGCCACGTTCTTCGTTGACGACGAGGCTGCAGAGTTGGACAgggttggaggggttaagaatgaTGGTGTCAGTCGTTCATGGTACTGGGGGTTCctctgtctcctgagtgtgtgctCTAATGCATTGGTTATCTTAATTGTGTATATCCTGCCATCTTAAATGACATCTACCATATTAACCTGCAATCTTAATAAATATGGCGCTCTCAATGGCTTATATAAACATCTTAAGGGCATAAATAGTACACTAGTGGCATAACTTTTAAGGTACAAAATGTCTAGTTCACtgtggcttatatatatatatatatatatatatatatatatatatatatatatatatatatatatatatatatatatatgtatatacgtatatatatatatatatatatatatatatatatatatatatatatatatatatatatatatatatatatatatatatatatatatatatatatatatatatatatgtcggcaactggcacgcgtctcacaccacacgccctccgaattgctgtggccctccgccttgctgccccaatccacaccagatatatgtgtatttgcggcgaggtggtggctgacaggtacggccaccatagcctactctgccaaagcacagggggatggcactcgaggcacagtgaagttaacgacatcatcaagaggagcctcaccacagctggatgcccagctgaaagagagccccgttacctaacgccccgtaactctgatgctcttattggtcgcccggatggtatcacagtgaaccccatggaagaatggcaagcagttggtatgggactacacgtgcgtatcaaccctggctaacacctacattaacctcagtgttgcacaaccaggtggcgctgccacccacagggaagcagccaaatcccgtaagtatagagaactggatcaccactacaattttgtccccattgcttctgagacactcggcgcctggggtaaaagtgctaccagtttttttaaggaactgggttctaggctcattgaaacaacaagggacccaagagctgcaagctttcttttccagcgcctcagtgtggcgatacagaggggaaatgcgcactgcatccagggttcctacccgccatctgaggagctggaggaactcgacaacctatgataaccatctttgtaacccatatgtgactccttttttgtaacagagttcaaataaagtaaatatatataaatatatatatatatatatatatatatatatatatatatatatatatatatatatatatatatatatatatatatatatatttactgcaATAACCTCCTTTCAAATCTGACACTGATGTGGAGTTTAAATAAAATTCTAGCATGTGTGAAATTTTAATGTATTCTAGATACATATACTAGCAAAACTacctaatatattttctatatctACCATCACAGGGGAGTCTATTGGAATCTTAACACCATATCACAAATATTCGTATATTTTGTTAAGAGCAGGTAGCGTGGGGTCTCGTAGTTCAGTGGGTTTCGTTCTCGTCTCACACTACGGGGTCCCGAGTTCAATTCCCGGGCGGGAAAAATTATCGGGCACGTGTCCTTACATTTAATGGTCTATTTTATATAACCTGTTCCGGGGTTATCTTATTAATTATATCCCTACCATTACCCTTCCAACCCATTTCTGAGTATTTTAGTGCATCTTAGTCTAGGCATTCCTCAACAACCTATTTCTAGCTATTTTTGTACATCCTATTCCAGATTATCCTTGTACATCCAATTCCCCTATAGTCATGGTCATCCCATTGCTAACTTGATTTATGCATCCTATTCATTGCTTGCCTGTCTACATCCTGTGCTTCTAGCTCGCTAACTGTTCATCGAAACTATTATTGACTCAGTCGAATTATTTTATCTCTGTGAGTTACTTAAATGTTAACAAGTCATTCAAGCTACCATGGCTCAGGCAGTAGATGCACTCAATTACTTCACTAGTACTCCATTCAGTCATCCAGTCTCCATAGGTAAGAGagaagatatatatagagagaagtaaataggtaccctggaagttagtcagctgtcacgggctgcttcctgggggtggaggcctggtcgaggaccgggccgcggggacactaaaccccgaaatcatctcaagatataagaTATAACCACCTGCATCATATGAGAGCAAAGGTGTTAGGTGGatagtggtggggagggggcggggggtaCACATAGACAGAGCCCAGGAACTGAAGCCCAACCCGCTATTATACAATCCACGGTGTATACCAACGCTAAAAATACTTACGTAAACGATGAATATGAAAGCAGGACCCTTATTATAGTCCAAAATCATCATCCTGCTAACCACCCATTCTCATCAACCAAACTCATCCATCTACCCACCCATGCAGCCACCTACTCACTCATCATCATCCAGCTCACCAGAGGCGTTGCGGTTGGCAGCTCTCCTCCTGATGAAGCAGCCGATGACAGCCACGTGGAGAGCGAACAGCGCTGCCCCAGTGAGCGTGATGATCAGCAGCATCAGTCGAGGCATCCGGTTGGAACCCTCCTCCAC
It encodes:
- the LOC123762750 gene encoding filaggrin-2, with translation MPSKIEERCTQPVTEAEEEVGGRRGSWAAVGGSGRLSCVVRAAPPPIFRWATQNGAHIETDESYVVHHPQLRDGLTLWSSIVEIRQVTQLDYGVYHCTAHNHLGSTTLARTLSPPTRPHPPLSLTVYNVTTSSVYLAWVPNYEGGMPRGYAVRYRAAGSLEYQVVEVSGGEARGATVNHLSPDTEYLFTVQARNLQGPSSYVTPHVTATTHGVPGQPSAWPGVSAGGSRSVVEEGSNRMPRLMLLIITLTGAALFALHVAVIGCFIRRRAANRNASASSSTKNVALDVYGVTPASTPGLVHGGTLLSLTSMCPPHLPSTTPPPYQEDHQTNVDDCDPTNLVVSNAAPHSTTTPAPTRPPAHSAPRQNGMVMVSRDSTTLFVSSRTMSPQNVGTFAPGQNISVPAPAGVEVSSTPPRTASPLLQSDGQGNDEKEPRQEASREGEVSSLCSSTYDTLPRDTHFPQKEVNSAANPAADQTSVSSHHSYEYSQGVDHPLYHPNCPHHHHLQQQHLHHQPLTTPTTTTTTTAAPQHYHPPPYDVQLYQQTPQGEQTFQPPAPYSSLNPSGLYDLSTGYQEARASPTSCVTGTPAGYNTLGPRRRRPVPSKFSSLQRPRNSTSHAHIHAHAQSQQQNRASPGNQAEDHKPLHDSNPGDRLGMVAVGQTLNDNSQYRGTFHSFVPYARVSPRSHTHTPHGHDNGGLSHNIQFVNQHDPDDSPGATHSRSPPPRAEPHCPRHGPGILYPGAGDHRTPRVIDGHTMASGEPGHCVRTQSSSPFQRTSSFHQRTGSPQQRTGSPQQRTGSPQQCTGSPQQRTGSPQQRTGSPQQRTGSPQQRTSSPQQRTSSPQQRTDSPQQRIGSPNQHSLSNQCPKTAHQHSDPSRRRFSEPHHGRPTHDASADPISARIPTGLPESSEVTSDAFIASGRPRFPRDFVRHISRTESRDSYDEQTNHNSADTGRR